The following are from one region of the Procambarus clarkii isolate CNS0578487 chromosome 52, FALCON_Pclarkii_2.0, whole genome shotgun sequence genome:
- the LOC138352017 gene encoding probable serine/threonine-protein kinase clkA — MAADFEFVTVTQLALGYPAKNDSNYSIIDSNNSIIDSNNSINDSNNSINDSNNSINDSNNSNNSINDSNNTINDSNNSINDSNNSINDSNNTINDSNNTINDSNNSINDSNNSINDSNNSINDSNDSNSSINDSNNSINDSHSSINDSNNSIIDSNNSINDSNNSINDSNNSINDSNNSINDSNDSNSSIIDSNNSINDSHSSINDSNNSIIDNNNSINDSNNSINDSNNSIIDSNNSINDSNNSINDSNSSINDSNNSINDSHSSINDSNNSIIDSNNSINDSNNSINDSNNSIIDSNNSIIDK; from the exons ATGGCCGCCGATTTTGAATTTGTAACAG TTACTCAACTGGCATTAGGATATCCTGCAAAAAACGATAGCAACTACAGCATCATCGATAGCAACAACAGCATCATCGatagcaacaacagcatcaacgATAGCAACAACAGTATCAACGatagcaacaacagcatcaacgatagcaacaacagcaacaacagcatcaacgatagcaacaacaccatcaacgatagcaacaacagcatcaacgATAGCAACAACAGCATTAACGATAGCAACAACACCATCAACGATAGCAACAACACCATCAACGatagcaacaacagcatcaacgATAGCAACAACAGCATTAACGATAGCAACAACAGCATTAACGATAGCAACGAtagcaacagcagcatcaacgatagcaacaacagcatcaacgATAGCCACAGCAGCATCAACGATAGCAACAACAGCATCATTGATAGCAACAACAGCATTAACGatagcaacaacagcatcaacgATAGCAACAACAGCATTAACGATAGCAACAACAGCATTAACGATAGCAACGATAGCAACAGCAGCATCATCGatagcaacaacagcatcaacgATAGCCACAGCAGCATCAACGATAGCAACAACAGCATTATTGATAACAACAACAGCATTAACGatagcaacaacagcatcaacgatagcaacaacagcatcatcgatagcaacaacagcatcaacgatagcaacaacagcattaacgatagcaacagcagcatcaacgatagcaacaacagcatcaacgATAGCCACAGCAGCATCAACGATAGCAACAACAGCATTATTGATAGCAACAACAGCATTAACGatagcaacaacagcatcaacgatagcaacaacagcatcatcgatagcaacaacagcatcatcgata AGTAG